A genomic stretch from Gorilla gorilla gorilla isolate KB3781 chromosome 20, NHGRI_mGorGor1-v2.1_pri, whole genome shotgun sequence includes:
- the PAFAH1B3 gene encoding platelet-activating factor acetylhydrolase IB subunit alpha1, whose amino-acid sequence MSGEENPASKPTPVQDVQGDGRWMSLHHRFVADSKDKEPEVVFIGDSLVQLMHQCEIWRELFSPLHALNFGIGGDGTQHVLWRLENGELEHIRPKIVVVWVGTNNHGHTAEQVTGGIKAIVQLVNERQPQARVVVLGLLPRGQHPNPLREKNRQVNELVRVALAGHPRAHFLDADPGFVHSDGTISHHDMYDYLHLSRLGYTPVCRALHSLLLRLLAQDQGQGAPLLEPAP is encoded by the exons ATGAGTGGCGAGGAGAACCCAGCCAGCAAGCCCACGCCGGTGCAGGACGTACAGGGCGACGGGCGCTGGATGTCCCTG CACCATCGGTTCGTGGCTGACAGCAAAGATAAGGAACCCGAAGTCGTCTTCATCGGGGACTCCTTGGTCCAGCTCATGCACCAGTGCGAG ATCTGGCGCGAGCTTTTCTCTCCTCTGCATGCACTTAACTTTGGCATCGGTGGTGACGGCACACAGCATGTACTGTGGCGGCTGGAGAATGGGGAGCTGGAACACATCCGGCCCAAG ATTGTGGTGGTCTGGGTGGGCACCAACAACCACGGACACACAGCAGAGCAGGTGACTGGTGGCATCAAGGCCATTGTGCAACTGGTGAATGAGCGACAGCCCCAGGCCCGGGTTGTGGTGCTG GGCCTGCTTCCGCGAGGCCAACATCCCAACCCACTTCGGGAGAAGAACCGACAGGTGAACGAGCTGGTACGGGTGGCACTGGCTGGCCACCCTCGGGCCCACTTCCTAGATGCCGACCCTGGCTTTGTGCACTCAGATGGCACCATCAGCCACCATGACATGTATGATTACCTGCATCTGAGCCGCCTGGGCTACACACCTGTTTGCCGGGCTCTGCACTCCCTGCTTCTGCGTCTGCTGGCCCAAGACCAGGGCCAAGGTGCTCCCCTGCTGGAGCCTGCACCCTAA
- the CIC gene encoding protein capicua homolog isoform X9, translating to MYSAHRPLMPASSAASRGLGMFVWTNVEPRSVAVFPWHSLVPFLAPSQPDPSVQPSEAQQPASHPVASNQSKEPAESAAVAHERPPGGTGSADPGRPPGATCPESPGPGPPHPLGVVEPGKGPPPTTEEEASGPPGEPRLDSETESDHDDAFLSIMSPEIQLPLPPGKRRTQSLSALPKERDSSSEKDGRSPNKREKDHIRRPMNAFMIFSKRHRALVHQRHPNQDNRTVSKILGEWWYALGPKEKQKYHDLAFQVKEAHFKAHPDWKWCNKDRKKSSSEAKPTSLGLAGGHKETRERSMSETGTAAAPGVSSELLSVAAQTLLSSDAKAPGSSSCGAERLHTVGGPGSARPRAFSHSGVHSLDGGEVDSQALQELTQMVSGPASYSGPKPSTQYGAPGPFAAPGEGGALAATGRPPLLPTRASRSQRAASEDMTSDEERMVICEEEGDDDVIADDGFGTTDIDLKCKERVTDSESGDSSGEDPEGNKGFGRKVFSPVIRSSFTHCRPPLDPEPPGPPDPPVAFGKGYGSAPSSSASSPASSSASAATSFSLGSGTFKAQESGQGSTAGPLRPPPPGAGGPATPSKATRFLQTDPATFRRKRPESVGGLEPPGPSVIAAPPSGGGNILQTLVLPPNKEEQEGGGARVPSAPAPSLAYGAPAAPLSRPAATMVTNVVRPVSSTPVPIASKPFPTSGRAEASPNDTAGARTEMGTGSRVPGGSPLGVSLVYSDKKSAAATSPAPHLVAGPLLGTVGKAPATVTNLLVGTPGYGAPAPPAVQFIAQGAPGGGTTAGSGAGAGSGPNGPVPLGILQPGALGKAGGITQVQYILPTLPQQLQVAPAPAPAPGTKAAAPSGPAPTTSIRFTLPPGTSTNGKVLAATAPTPGIPILQSVPSAPPPKAQSVSPVQAPPPGGSAQLLPGKVLVPLAAPSMSVRGGGAGQPLPLVSPPFSVPVQNGAQPPSKIIQLTPVPVSTPSGLVPPLSPATLPGPTSQPQKVLLPSSTRITYVQSAGGHALPLGTSPASSQAGTVTSYGPTSSVALGFTSLGPSGPAFVQPLLSAGQAPLLAPGQVGVSPVPSPQLPPACAAPGGPVITAFYSGSPAPTSSAPLAQPSQAPPSLVYTVATSTTPPAATILPKGPPAPATATPAPTSPFPSATAGSMTYSLVAPKAQRPSPKAPQKVKAAIASIPVGSFEAGASGRPGPAPRQPLEPGPVREPTAPESELEGQPTPPAPPPLPETWTPTARSSPPLPPPAEERTSAKGPETMASKFPSSSSDWRVPGQGLENRGEPPTPPSPAPAPAVAPGGSSESSSGRAAGDTPERKEAAGTGKKVKVRPPPLKKTFDSVDKVLSEVDFEERFAELPEFRPEEVLPSPTLQSLATSPRAILGSYRKKRKNSTDLDSAPEDPTSPKRKMRRRSSCSSEPNTPKSAKCEGDIFTFDRTGTEAEDVLGELEYDKVPYSSLRRTLDQRRALVMQLFQDHGFFPSAQATAAFQARYADIFPSKVCLQLKIREVRQKIMQAATPTEQPPGAEAPLPVPPPTGTAAAPAPTPSPAGGPDPTSPSSDSGTAQAAPPLPPPPESGPGQPGWEGAPQPSPPPPGPSTAATGR from the exons TGTGGACGAATGTGGAACCTCGCTCTGTGGCTGTGTTCCCTTGGCACTCCTTAGTCCCCTTCCTGGCACCCAGCCAGCCTGACCCCTCCGTGCAGCCGAgcgaggcccagcaacctgccagccacccagtggcctccaaccagagcAAAG AACCTGCTGAGtcggcagctgttgctcatgaacGGCCACCAGGTGGGACAGGGAGTGctgaccctgggcggccccctggagccacaTGCCCTGAGAGCCCAGGACCCGGACCCCCACAccctttgggggtggtggaacctggtaAGGGTCCGCCTCCCACCACGGAGGAGGAGGCCTCCGGCCCCCCAGGAGAGCCCCggctggacagtgagacagagagtGACCATGATGATGC cttcctctccatcatgtctcctgagaTCCAGTTGCCTCTACCGCCCGGAAAACGTCGgacccagtccctcagtgccctacCCAAGGAAcgggactcatcttctgagaaggatggacgcagccccaacaag CGGGAGAAGGACCACATCCGGCGGCCCATGAATGCcttcatgatcttcagcaagcggcaccgGGCCCTGGTCCACCAGCGTCATCCCAACCAGGACAACCGGACCGTCAGCAAGATCCTGGGCGAGTGGTGGTACGCCCTGGGGCCCAAGGAGAAGCAGAAGTACCACGACCTGGCCTTCCAG GTGAAGGAGGCCCACTTCAAGGCCCACCCAGATTGGAAGTGGTGCAACAAGGACCGAAAGAAGTCCAGCTCAGAGGCCAAGCCCACGAGCCTGGGGCTGGCAGGAGGGCACAAGGAGACGCGGGAGCGGAGCATGTCGGAGACGGGCACTGCTGCTGCCCCTGGGG TGTCCTCTGAGCTCCTGTCCGTTGCAGCCCAgacactcctgagctcagacgcCAAGGCTCCGGGGAGCAGCTCCTGTGGGGCAGAACGGCTACACACAGTTGGGGGACCTGGCTCAGCCCGGCCCCGAGCTTTCTCCCACAGTGGGGTACACAGCCTGGACGGCGGAGAAGTAGACAGTCAGGCGCTACAGGAACTGACGCAG ATGGTGTCTGGCCCTGCATCGTACTCTGGCCCAAAGCCTTCTACCCAGTATGGAGCTCCAGGAccctttgcagcccctggtgagggaggtgccTTGGCGGCCACCGGGCGGCCCCCGCTGCTGCCCACCCGAGCTTCTCGTTCTCAGCGTGCGGCCAGTGAGGACATGACGAGTGATGAGGAGCGCATGGTCATCTgtgaggaggaaggagatgaTGATGTCATTG CTGACGATGGCTTCGGCACCACTGACATTGATCTCAAGTGCAAGGAGCGGGTGACCGACAGCGAGAGTGGGGACAGCTCTGGGGAGGACCCAGAGGGCAACAAG GGCTTTGGTCGGAAGGTGTTTTCACCTGTGATCCGTTCCTCCTTTACCCACTGCCGCCCCCCACTGGACCCTGAGCCCCCAGGGCCCCCGGATCCTCCTGTAGCCTTTGGCAAAGGCTATGGTTCCGCCCCATCCTCCTCTGCGTCCTCGCctgcttcctcctcagcctcggcAGCCACCTCCTTCTCACTGGGCTCAGGAACCTTCAAGGCCCAGGAGTCTGGTCAGGGCAGCACAGCGGGCCCCCTACGGCCCCCACCCCCTGGGGCTGGGGGTCCAGCGACACCTTCCAAGGCAACCCGGTTCCTCCAAACGGATCCTGCCACCTTCCGGCGCAAGAGACCTGAAAGTGTGGGTGGCCTGGAGCCACCAGGCCCCTCAGTCATCGCGGCCCCTCCCAGCGGAGGAGGAAACATCCTGCAGACACTGGTGCTGCCCCCAAACAAGGAGGAGCAAGAGGGCGGCGGAGCCAGAGTGCCCTCCGCCCCCGCCCCATCACTGGCCTACGGGGCCCCAGCAGCTCCCCTGTCCCGTCCTGCCGCCACCATGGTCACCAATGTGGTGCGGCCTGTCAGCAGCACTCCTGTGCCCATCGCCTCTAAGCCCTTCCCCACCTCTGGCCGGGCTGAGGCATCTCCAAATGACACAGCAGGTGCCAGGACTGAAATGGGCACTGGGTCTCGGGTGCCTGGGGGCTCCCCGCTGGGTGTCAGCTTAGTGTATTCGGACAAGAAGTCGGCAGCAGCCACCTCACCAGCCCCACACTTGGTGGCTGGACCCCTGCTGGGCACTGTGGGGAAGGCGCCTGCCACTGTCACTAACCTACTGGTGGGCACCCCGGGGTATGGGGCCCCTGCACCCCCTGCTGTCCAGTTCATTGCCCAGGGGGCCCCTGGTGGTGGGACCACTGCGGGCTCAGGAGCAGGTGCTGGGAGTGGCCCCAATGGGCCAGTACCCCTGGGCATCCTGCAACCAGGTGCCCTGGGCAAGGCTGGGGGAATCACCCAGGTACAGTACATCCTGCCCACGCTGCCCCAGCAGCTTCAGGTGGCACCTGCCCCAGCACCAGCCCCTGGGACCAAGGCAGCGGCTCCCAGCGGCCCTGCACCCACCACCAGCATCCGTTTCACCCTCCCACCGGGCACTTCCACCAACGGCAAAGTCCTGGCCGCCACTGCACCCACTCCTGGCATCCCCATCCTGCAGTCTGTACCCTCCGCCCCACCCCCCAAAG CCCAGTCAGTTTCTCCCGTGCAGGCCCCGCCCCCGGGTGGCTCAGCCCAGCTGCTGCCTGGGAAGGTCCTAGTGCCTCTGGCCGCCCCTAGCATGTCAGTGCGGGGTGGAGGGGCCGGCCAGCCGCTGCCACTGGTGAGCCCGCCCTTCTCAGTACCTGTGCAGAATGGTGCCCAGCCCCCCAGCAAG ATCATACAGCTGACCCCGGTGCCTGTGAGCACACCCAGCGGCCTGGTGCCGCCCCTGAGCCCAGCCACACTCCCTGGACCCACCTCGCAGCCTCAGAAGGTCCTGTTGCCCTCCTCCACTAG AATCACCTATGTGCAGTCAGCGGGCGGGCACGCGCTGCCCCTGGGTACCAGCCCTGCGTCCAGCCAGGCTGGAACAGTCACCTCGTACGGGCCCACGAGCTCTGTAGCTCTAGGCTTCACCTCGCTGGGGCCCAGCGGCCCCGCCTTCGTGCAGCCCCTGCTCTCAG CAGGCCAAGCCCCACTGCTGGCTCCCGGTCAGGTGGGCGTGTCACCTGTGCCCAGTCCCCAGCTGCCGCCTGCCTGTGCAGCCCCCGGAGGTCCTGTCATAACAGCGTTTTACTCTGGCAGCCCTGCACCCACCTCCTCAGCACCCCTGGCCCAGCCATCCCAGGCCCCCCCAAGCCTGGTCTACACTGTGGCCACCAGCACAACCCCACCTGCAGCCACCATTCTGCCCAAGGGCCCGCCAGCCCCTGCCACTGCCACCCCAGCCCCGACTAGCCCTTTCCCCAGTGCCACAG CAGGTTCCATGACCTACAGCTTAGTGGCCCCCAAGGCCCAGCGGCCCAGCCCGAAGGCCCCCCAGAAAGTGAAGGCAGCCATCGCCAGCATTCCCGTGGGGTCCTTTGAGGCAGGTGCCTCTGGGCGGCCTGGCCCTGCACCCCGGCAGCCTCTGGAGCCTGGCCCAGTCCGAGAGCCAACTGCCCCAGAGTCTGAGCTTGAGGGGCAGCCCACACCACCAGCCCCTCCACCCCTGCCAGAGACCTGGACTCCCACGGCCCGGAGCAGCCCCCCACTGCCCCCACCTGCTGAGGAGCGGACCAGCGCCAAGGGCCCTGAGACCATG GCCAGCAAATTCCCCAGCTCATCTTCAGACTGGCGCGTCCCTGGGCAGGGCCTGGAGAATCGTGGGGAGCCTCCCACTCCTCCCAGCCCGGCCCCAGCTCCAGCCGTAGCTCCTGGTGGCAGCAGCGAGAGCAGCAGTGGGCGGGCAGCTGGGGACACCCCCGAGCGCAAGGAGGCGGCTGGTACTGGCAAGAAGGTGAAGGTGCGGCCCCCGCCCCTGAAGAAGACCTTTGACTCTGTGGACAA GGTCCTGTCAGAAGTGGACTTCGAAGAGCGCTTTGCTGAGCTGCCTGAGTTTCGGCCTGAGGAGGTGCTGCCCTCCCCCACCCTGCAGTCTCTGGCCACCTCACCCCGGGCCATCCTGGGCTCTTACCGCAAGAAGAGGAAGAACTCCACGG ACCTGGATTCAGCACCCGAGGACCCCACCTCGCCCAAGCGCAAGATGAGAAGACGCTCCAGCTGCAGCTCGGAGCCCAACACCCCCAAGAGTGCCAAGTGCGAGGGGGACATCTTCACCTTTGACCGTACAG GTACAGAAGCCGAGGACGTGCTTGGGGAGCTAGAGTATGACAAGGTGCCATACTCCTCCCTGCGGCGCACCCTGGACCAGCGCCGGGCCCTGGTCATGCAGCTCTTTCAGGACCATGGCTTCTTCCCGTCAG CCCAGGCCACAGCCGCCTTCCAGGCCCGCTATGCAGACATCTTTCCCTCCAAGGTTTGTCTGCAGTTGAAGATCCGTGAGGTGCGCCAGAAGATCATGCAGGCTGCCACTCCCACGGAGCAGCCCCCTGGAGCTGAGGCTCCTCTCCCTGTACCGCCCCCCACTGGCACcgctgctgcccctgcccccactcccagccctgcGGGGGGCCCTGACCCCACCTCACCCAGCTCGGACTCTGGCACGGCCCAGGCTGCCCCGCCACTGCCTCCACCCCCAGAGTCGGGGCCTGGACAGCCTGGCTGGGAGGGGGCTCCCCagccctcccccccacccccaggtccCTCCACAGCTGCCACAGGCAGGTGA
- the CIC gene encoding protein capicua homolog isoform X8: protein MYSAHRPLMPASSAASRGLGMFVWTNVEPRSVAVFPWHSLVPFLAPSQPDPSVQPSEAQQPASHPVASNQSKEPAESAAVAHERPPGGTGSADPGRPPGATCPESPGPGPPHPLGVVEPGKGPPPTTEEEASGPPGEPRLDSETESDHDDAFLSIMSPEIQLPLPPGKRRTQSLSALPKERDSSSEKDGRSPNKREKDHIRRPMNAFMIFSKRHRALVHQRHPNQDNRTVSKILGEWWYALGPKEKQKYHDLAFQVKEAHFKAHPDWKWCNKDRKKSSSEAKPTSLGLAGGHKETRERSMSETGTAAAPGVSSELLSVAAQTLLSSDAKAPGSSSCGAERLHTVGGPGSARPRAFSHSGVHSLDGGEVDSQALQELTQMVSGPASYSGPKPSTQYGAPGPFAAPGEGGALAATGRPPLLPTRASRSQRAASEDMTSDEERMVICEEEGDDDVIADDGFGTTDIDLKCKERVTDSESGDSSGEDPEGNKGFGRKVFSPVIRSSFTHCRPPLDPEPPGPPDPPVAFGKGYGSAPSSSASSPASSSASAATSFSLGSGTFKAQESGQGSTAGPLRPPPPGAGGPATPSKATRFLQTDPATFRRKRPESVGGLEPPGPSVIAAPPSGGGNILQTLVLPPNKEEQEGGGARVPSAPAPSLAYGAPAAPLSRPAATMVTNVVRPVSSTPVPIASKPFPTSGRAEASPNDTAGARTEMGTGSRVPGGSPLGVSLVYSDKKSAAATSPAPHLVAGPLLGTVGKAPATVTNLLVGTPGYGAPAPPAVQFIAQGAPGGGTTAGSGAGAGSGPNGPVPLGILQPGALGKAGGITQVQYILPTLPQQLQVAPAPAPAPGTKAAAPSGPAPTTSIRFTLPPGTSTNGKVLAATAPTPGIPILQSVPSAPPPKAQSVSPVQAPPPGGSAQLLPGKVLVPLAAPSMSVRGGGAGQPLPLVSPPFSVPVQNGAQPPSKIIQLTPVPVSTPSGLVPPLSPATLPGPTSQPQKVLLPSSTRITYVQSAGGHALPLGTSPASSQAGTVTSYGPTSSVALGFTSLGPSGPAFVQPLLSAGQAPLLAPGQVGVSPVPSPQLPPACAAPGGPVITAFYSGSPAPTSSAPLAQPSQAPPSLVYTVATSTTPPAATILPKGPPAPATATPAPTSPFPSATAGSMTYSLVAPKAQRPSPKAPQKVKAAIASIPVGSFEAGASGRPGPAPRQPLEPGPVREPTAPESELEGQPTPPAPPPLPETWTPTARSSPPLPPPAEERTSAKGPETMASKFPSSSSDWRVPGQGLENRGEPPTPPSPAPAPAVAPGGSSESSSGRAAGDTPERKEAAGTGKKVKVRPPPLKKTFDSVDNRVLSEVDFEERFAELPEFRPEEVLPSPTLQSLATSPRAILGSYRKKRKNSTDLDSAPEDPTSPKRKMRRRSSCSSEPNTPKSAKCEGDIFTFDRTGTEAEDVLGELEYDKVPYSSLRRTLDQRRALVMQLFQDHGFFPSAQATAAFQARYADIFPSKVCLQLKIREVRQKIMQAATPTEQPPGAEAPLPVPPPTGTAAAPAPTPSPAGGPDPTSPSSDSGTAQAAPPLPPPPESGPGQPGWEGAPQPSPPPPGPSTAATGR from the exons TGTGGACGAATGTGGAACCTCGCTCTGTGGCTGTGTTCCCTTGGCACTCCTTAGTCCCCTTCCTGGCACCCAGCCAGCCTGACCCCTCCGTGCAGCCGAgcgaggcccagcaacctgccagccacccagtggcctccaaccagagcAAAG AACCTGCTGAGtcggcagctgttgctcatgaacGGCCACCAGGTGGGACAGGGAGTGctgaccctgggcggccccctggagccacaTGCCCTGAGAGCCCAGGACCCGGACCCCCACAccctttgggggtggtggaacctggtaAGGGTCCGCCTCCCACCACGGAGGAGGAGGCCTCCGGCCCCCCAGGAGAGCCCCggctggacagtgagacagagagtGACCATGATGATGC cttcctctccatcatgtctcctgagaTCCAGTTGCCTCTACCGCCCGGAAAACGTCGgacccagtccctcagtgccctacCCAAGGAAcgggactcatcttctgagaaggatggacgcagccccaacaag CGGGAGAAGGACCACATCCGGCGGCCCATGAATGCcttcatgatcttcagcaagcggcaccgGGCCCTGGTCCACCAGCGTCATCCCAACCAGGACAACCGGACCGTCAGCAAGATCCTGGGCGAGTGGTGGTACGCCCTGGGGCCCAAGGAGAAGCAGAAGTACCACGACCTGGCCTTCCAG GTGAAGGAGGCCCACTTCAAGGCCCACCCAGATTGGAAGTGGTGCAACAAGGACCGAAAGAAGTCCAGCTCAGAGGCCAAGCCCACGAGCCTGGGGCTGGCAGGAGGGCACAAGGAGACGCGGGAGCGGAGCATGTCGGAGACGGGCACTGCTGCTGCCCCTGGGG TGTCCTCTGAGCTCCTGTCCGTTGCAGCCCAgacactcctgagctcagacgcCAAGGCTCCGGGGAGCAGCTCCTGTGGGGCAGAACGGCTACACACAGTTGGGGGACCTGGCTCAGCCCGGCCCCGAGCTTTCTCCCACAGTGGGGTACACAGCCTGGACGGCGGAGAAGTAGACAGTCAGGCGCTACAGGAACTGACGCAG ATGGTGTCTGGCCCTGCATCGTACTCTGGCCCAAAGCCTTCTACCCAGTATGGAGCTCCAGGAccctttgcagcccctggtgagggaggtgccTTGGCGGCCACCGGGCGGCCCCCGCTGCTGCCCACCCGAGCTTCTCGTTCTCAGCGTGCGGCCAGTGAGGACATGACGAGTGATGAGGAGCGCATGGTCATCTgtgaggaggaaggagatgaTGATGTCATTG CTGACGATGGCTTCGGCACCACTGACATTGATCTCAAGTGCAAGGAGCGGGTGACCGACAGCGAGAGTGGGGACAGCTCTGGGGAGGACCCAGAGGGCAACAAG GGCTTTGGTCGGAAGGTGTTTTCACCTGTGATCCGTTCCTCCTTTACCCACTGCCGCCCCCCACTGGACCCTGAGCCCCCAGGGCCCCCGGATCCTCCTGTAGCCTTTGGCAAAGGCTATGGTTCCGCCCCATCCTCCTCTGCGTCCTCGCctgcttcctcctcagcctcggcAGCCACCTCCTTCTCACTGGGCTCAGGAACCTTCAAGGCCCAGGAGTCTGGTCAGGGCAGCACAGCGGGCCCCCTACGGCCCCCACCCCCTGGGGCTGGGGGTCCAGCGACACCTTCCAAGGCAACCCGGTTCCTCCAAACGGATCCTGCCACCTTCCGGCGCAAGAGACCTGAAAGTGTGGGTGGCCTGGAGCCACCAGGCCCCTCAGTCATCGCGGCCCCTCCCAGCGGAGGAGGAAACATCCTGCAGACACTGGTGCTGCCCCCAAACAAGGAGGAGCAAGAGGGCGGCGGAGCCAGAGTGCCCTCCGCCCCCGCCCCATCACTGGCCTACGGGGCCCCAGCAGCTCCCCTGTCCCGTCCTGCCGCCACCATGGTCACCAATGTGGTGCGGCCTGTCAGCAGCACTCCTGTGCCCATCGCCTCTAAGCCCTTCCCCACCTCTGGCCGGGCTGAGGCATCTCCAAATGACACAGCAGGTGCCAGGACTGAAATGGGCACTGGGTCTCGGGTGCCTGGGGGCTCCCCGCTGGGTGTCAGCTTAGTGTATTCGGACAAGAAGTCGGCAGCAGCCACCTCACCAGCCCCACACTTGGTGGCTGGACCCCTGCTGGGCACTGTGGGGAAGGCGCCTGCCACTGTCACTAACCTACTGGTGGGCACCCCGGGGTATGGGGCCCCTGCACCCCCTGCTGTCCAGTTCATTGCCCAGGGGGCCCCTGGTGGTGGGACCACTGCGGGCTCAGGAGCAGGTGCTGGGAGTGGCCCCAATGGGCCAGTACCCCTGGGCATCCTGCAACCAGGTGCCCTGGGCAAGGCTGGGGGAATCACCCAGGTACAGTACATCCTGCCCACGCTGCCCCAGCAGCTTCAGGTGGCACCTGCCCCAGCACCAGCCCCTGGGACCAAGGCAGCGGCTCCCAGCGGCCCTGCACCCACCACCAGCATCCGTTTCACCCTCCCACCGGGCACTTCCACCAACGGCAAAGTCCTGGCCGCCACTGCACCCACTCCTGGCATCCCCATCCTGCAGTCTGTACCCTCCGCCCCACCCCCCAAAG CCCAGTCAGTTTCTCCCGTGCAGGCCCCGCCCCCGGGTGGCTCAGCCCAGCTGCTGCCTGGGAAGGTCCTAGTGCCTCTGGCCGCCCCTAGCATGTCAGTGCGGGGTGGAGGGGCCGGCCAGCCGCTGCCACTGGTGAGCCCGCCCTTCTCAGTACCTGTGCAGAATGGTGCCCAGCCCCCCAGCAAG ATCATACAGCTGACCCCGGTGCCTGTGAGCACACCCAGCGGCCTGGTGCCGCCCCTGAGCCCAGCCACACTCCCTGGACCCACCTCGCAGCCTCAGAAGGTCCTGTTGCCCTCCTCCACTAG AATCACCTATGTGCAGTCAGCGGGCGGGCACGCGCTGCCCCTGGGTACCAGCCCTGCGTCCAGCCAGGCTGGAACAGTCACCTCGTACGGGCCCACGAGCTCTGTAGCTCTAGGCTTCACCTCGCTGGGGCCCAGCGGCCCCGCCTTCGTGCAGCCCCTGCTCTCAG CAGGCCAAGCCCCACTGCTGGCTCCCGGTCAGGTGGGCGTGTCACCTGTGCCCAGTCCCCAGCTGCCGCCTGCCTGTGCAGCCCCCGGAGGTCCTGTCATAACAGCGTTTTACTCTGGCAGCCCTGCACCCACCTCCTCAGCACCCCTGGCCCAGCCATCCCAGGCCCCCCCAAGCCTGGTCTACACTGTGGCCACCAGCACAACCCCACCTGCAGCCACCATTCTGCCCAAGGGCCCGCCAGCCCCTGCCACTGCCACCCCAGCCCCGACTAGCCCTTTCCCCAGTGCCACAG CAGGTTCCATGACCTACAGCTTAGTGGCCCCCAAGGCCCAGCGGCCCAGCCCGAAGGCCCCCCAGAAAGTGAAGGCAGCCATCGCCAGCATTCCCGTGGGGTCCTTTGAGGCAGGTGCCTCTGGGCGGCCTGGCCCTGCACCCCGGCAGCCTCTGGAGCCTGGCCCAGTCCGAGAGCCAACTGCCCCAGAGTCTGAGCTTGAGGGGCAGCCCACACCACCAGCCCCTCCACCCCTGCCAGAGACCTGGACTCCCACGGCCCGGAGCAGCCCCCCACTGCCCCCACCTGCTGAGGAGCGGACCAGCGCCAAGGGCCCTGAGACCATG GCCAGCAAATTCCCCAGCTCATCTTCAGACTGGCGCGTCCCTGGGCAGGGCCTGGAGAATCGTGGGGAGCCTCCCACTCCTCCCAGCCCGGCCCCAGCTCCAGCCGTAGCTCCTGGTGGCAGCAGCGAGAGCAGCAGTGGGCGGGCAGCTGGGGACACCCCCGAGCGCAAGGAGGCGGCTGGTACTGGCAAGAAGGTGAAGGTGCGGCCCCCGCCCCTGAAGAAGACCTTTGACTCTGTGGACAA CAGGGTCCTGTCAGAAGTGGACTTCGAAGAGCGCTTTGCTGAGCTGCCTGAGTTTCGGCCTGAGGAGGTGCTGCCCTCCCCCACCCTGCAGTCTCTGGCCACCTCACCCCGGGCCATCCTGGGCTCTTACCGCAAGAAGAGGAAGAACTCCACGG ACCTGGATTCAGCACCCGAGGACCCCACCTCGCCCAAGCGCAAGATGAGAAGACGCTCCAGCTGCAGCTCGGAGCCCAACACCCCCAAGAGTGCCAAGTGCGAGGGGGACATCTTCACCTTTGACCGTACAG GTACAGAAGCCGAGGACGTGCTTGGGGAGCTAGAGTATGACAAGGTGCCATACTCCTCCCTGCGGCGCACCCTGGACCAGCGCCGGGCCCTGGTCATGCAGCTCTTTCAGGACCATGGCTTCTTCCCGTCAG CCCAGGCCACAGCCGCCTTCCAGGCCCGCTATGCAGACATCTTTCCCTCCAAGGTTTGTCTGCAGTTGAAGATCCGTGAGGTGCGCCAGAAGATCATGCAGGCTGCCACTCCCACGGAGCAGCCCCCTGGAGCTGAGGCTCCTCTCCCTGTACCGCCCCCCACTGGCACcgctgctgcccctgcccccactcccagccctgcGGGGGGCCCTGACCCCACCTCACCCAGCTCGGACTCTGGCACGGCCCAGGCTGCCCCGCCACTGCCTCCACCCCCAGAGTCGGGGCCTGGACAGCCTGGCTGGGAGGGGGCTCCCCagccctcccccccacccccaggtccCTCCACAGCTGCCACAGGCAGGTGA